A window from Pseudonocardia cypriaca encodes these proteins:
- a CDS encoding MaoC/PaaZ C-terminal domain-containing protein: MPTVVERPPRLGGLYAKAALGAVGRRGRELPSTELLRENVTVDRDHLAEYARVCGFPVADALPVTYPHVLAFPLQVALMAQRSFPLPLPGLVHLRNHITVHRGIDAAESLAVRVHAEGLRAHPKGAQVDLVATIDAAGEEVWEGRSTYLARGATAPEGAPEPPELPGVPDGPPVATWRVDSGTGRRYAHASGDVNPIHLHPWTAKAFGFPRAIAHGMWTAAHALAALQGRLPGALTYDVVFGKPLLLPSTVQLHTSPTEDGWALEVRGRKGPHLTARIAPDVPTNGAFVG; this comes from the coding sequence ATGCCGACCGTCGTCGAGCGGCCGCCGCGCCTCGGCGGCCTCTACGCGAAGGCCGCGCTCGGCGCCGTCGGGCGCCGAGGCCGCGAGCTGCCGAGCACGGAGCTGCTGCGCGAGAACGTCACCGTCGACCGCGATCACCTCGCCGAGTACGCCCGGGTGTGCGGGTTCCCGGTGGCGGACGCGCTCCCGGTGACCTACCCGCACGTGCTGGCGTTCCCGCTGCAGGTCGCGCTCATGGCGCAGCGGTCGTTCCCGCTGCCGCTGCCCGGTCTCGTGCACCTGCGCAACCACATCACCGTCCACCGCGGGATCGACGCCGCCGAGTCCCTCGCCGTGCGCGTGCACGCCGAGGGGCTGCGGGCGCACCCGAAGGGCGCGCAGGTCGACCTCGTGGCCACGATCGATGCCGCGGGCGAGGAGGTGTGGGAGGGCCGCAGTACCTACCTCGCCCGCGGCGCCACCGCACCGGAGGGCGCGCCCGAACCGCCGGAGCTCCCCGGGGTTCCGGACGGCCCGCCGGTGGCGACCTGGCGCGTCGACTCGGGTACCGGTCGCCGCTACGCCCACGCGAGCGGTGACGTCAACCCGATCCACCTGCACCCGTGGACGGCGAAGGCGTTCGGCTTCCCCCGGGCTATCGCGCACGGCATGTGGACGGCCGCGCACGCGCTCGCCGCACTGCAGGGCCGGCTCCCGGGCGCGCTCACCTACGACGTGGTGTTCGGCAAGCCGCTGCTGCTCCCGTCGACGGTGCAGCTGCACACGAGCCCGACCGAGGACGGGTGGGCGCTGGAGGTCCGAGGCCGCAAGGGCCCCCACCTCACGGCGCGCATCGCACCCGACGTCCCGACGAACGGCGCGTTCGTCGGATAG
- a CDS encoding 3-oxoacyl-ACP reductase codes for MKDTLRDLSQYRLVQRLGVPRIPVLRRYAPGQPLLDGPALVGAVGKGGLVDDVRALLAEAGVAEAGEEGKVAAAVLDATAARTLDDLAAAREFLTPAVRRLAPSGRLVLLGPVGSADDVEAAAVAQAFEGLVRSAGKEVRAGATANLLVVAPDAGADALASTLRFFLSGRSAFVSGQVVRVGAPVGPVEPGDPAQPLAGRIVVVTGAARGIGEAIADTLHRDGATIVAVDVPAAGDALARVANRTGGTALQLDITAPDAPARLLAHLRERHGRVDVVVHNAGITRDKLLANMDADRWNAVLAVNLRSQLAINQALLADADLLGDSARIVCISSMSGIAGNRGQTNYAASKAGVIGMVRALAPQLAGRGATINAVAPGFIETAMTAKMPLATREAGRRVNSLRQGGLPVDVAEAVGWLAQAATAGVTGQAVRVDGQNMLGA; via the coding sequence ATGAAGGACACGCTCCGCGACCTGTCGCAGTACCGGCTCGTCCAGCGGCTCGGGGTGCCGCGCATCCCGGTGCTGCGCCGCTACGCACCCGGTCAGCCGCTGCTGGACGGCCCGGCGCTCGTCGGAGCGGTCGGCAAGGGTGGGCTCGTCGACGACGTCCGCGCCCTGCTCGCGGAGGCAGGCGTCGCCGAGGCGGGCGAGGAGGGCAAGGTGGCGGCGGCCGTGCTGGACGCCACCGCGGCGCGAACCCTCGACGACCTCGCTGCCGCGAGGGAGTTCCTGACGCCCGCCGTGCGCCGGCTCGCCCCGTCCGGGCGGCTCGTGCTGCTCGGCCCGGTCGGCTCCGCCGATGACGTGGAGGCCGCGGCCGTGGCGCAGGCGTTCGAGGGGCTGGTGCGGTCCGCCGGCAAGGAGGTGCGGGCCGGGGCCACGGCCAACCTGCTCGTCGTCGCGCCCGACGCAGGCGCGGACGCGCTGGCCTCGACGCTGCGGTTCTTCCTGTCCGGGCGCTCGGCGTTCGTGTCCGGGCAGGTCGTGCGGGTCGGGGCACCGGTCGGGCCGGTGGAGCCGGGCGATCCGGCACAGCCGCTCGCCGGGCGGATCGTCGTGGTCACGGGGGCCGCGCGCGGGATCGGCGAGGCCATCGCCGACACCCTGCACCGCGACGGGGCCACGATCGTCGCCGTCGACGTGCCGGCGGCTGGCGACGCGCTGGCCCGCGTCGCCAACCGCACCGGCGGCACCGCGCTGCAGCTCGACATCACCGCCCCCGACGCACCCGCCAGGCTGCTCGCGCACCTGCGCGAGCGGCACGGCCGCGTCGACGTCGTGGTGCACAACGCCGGCATCACCCGCGACAAGCTGCTCGCCAACATGGACGCCGACCGCTGGAACGCCGTCCTCGCGGTCAACCTGCGCTCCCAGCTCGCGATCAACCAGGCGCTGCTCGCGGACGCCGACCTGCTCGGCGACAGCGCCCGCATCGTCTGCATCTCGTCGATGAGCGGGATCGCCGGCAACCGCGGGCAGACGAACTACGCGGCCAGCAAGGCGGGCGTGATCGGGATGGTCCGCGCGCTCGCGCCGCAGCTCGCCGGGCGGGGCGCCACGATCAACGCCGTCGCGCCGGGCTTCATCGAGACCGCGATGACGGCGAAGATGCCGCTCGCCACCCGGGAGGCGGGCCGGCGGGTCAACAGCCTCCGGCAGGGCGGGCTGCCCGTCGACGTCGCAGAGGCCGTCGGCTGGCTCGCCCAGGCGGCGACGGCGGGCGTCACCGGCCAGGCGGTGCGCGTGGACGGCCAGAACATGCTGGGGGCCTGA
- a CDS encoding adenylate/guanylate cyclase domain-containing protein, with translation MARTRRVRRWVIDWPARIALAVVVVFANLGGAVVVFALAAWVLPEGPLVDPGRVRTLNVVAFGLYMAVAVPIGLLWGRRRFRLRPGEADAEQRRARRMVLYGPLRLVTVQGALWALAAIVFLLLNLPYSLRLAASVGETIVLGGVTTCALAYLLSERILRRTAAKVLTAHPPQPRRGLPGIVVRSLLFWALGTGVPVVGLMVMAVSALAHGDVPASRLAVIMLALGGTALGAGLLVTVGAARAVADPVNAVRRGMVKVQHGELDATVTVYDGTELGQLQSGFNTMVAGLRERERIHDLFGRHVGRDVARAAAAAGEVRLGGEVRCVGVLFVDLVGSTALAAERPAEEVVGLLNRFFAVVVEVVEEHDGWINKFEGDAALAVFGAPADGTDPAGCALAAGRVLAARLAAEVPDVTAGIGISAGDAVAGNVGDVRRYEYTVIGDPVNEAARLTELAKAVPGRVLASARAVEMAADEEASRWELGDATVLRGRTAPTRLATPRDHGSLQHDDTATAGAR, from the coding sequence ATGGCGCGCACGAGGCGGGTCCGGCGATGGGTCATCGACTGGCCCGCCCGGATCGCGCTCGCCGTCGTCGTGGTGTTCGCGAACCTCGGCGGCGCGGTGGTGGTGTTCGCTCTCGCGGCCTGGGTGCTGCCGGAAGGGCCGCTCGTCGACCCGGGGCGGGTGCGCACGCTCAACGTCGTCGCGTTCGGTCTGTACATGGCCGTGGCGGTTCCCATCGGCCTGCTTTGGGGCAGGCGGCGGTTCCGGCTGCGTCCCGGTGAGGCCGACGCCGAGCAGCGCCGGGCACGGCGGATGGTGCTGTACGGGCCGCTGCGGCTCGTCACCGTGCAGGGTGCGCTGTGGGCGCTGGCCGCCATCGTGTTCCTGCTGCTCAACCTGCCGTACTCGCTGCGACTCGCGGCGTCCGTCGGCGAGACGATCGTGCTCGGCGGCGTCACGACGTGCGCGCTGGCGTACCTGCTCAGCGAGCGGATCCTGCGGCGCACGGCGGCGAAGGTGCTCACCGCGCACCCGCCGCAGCCGCGGCGCGGGCTGCCCGGGATCGTCGTGCGGTCGCTGCTGTTCTGGGCGCTCGGTACCGGTGTGCCGGTGGTCGGGTTGATGGTGATGGCCGTGTCGGCGCTCGCCCACGGCGACGTGCCGGCCTCCCGGCTCGCAGTGATCATGCTCGCGCTCGGCGGTACCGCGCTGGGCGCGGGCCTGCTCGTGACGGTGGGAGCCGCTCGCGCGGTGGCGGACCCGGTGAACGCGGTGCGTCGCGGGATGGTCAAGGTGCAGCACGGCGAGCTCGACGCGACCGTCACGGTCTACGACGGCACGGAGCTCGGGCAGCTGCAGTCCGGCTTCAACACGATGGTGGCGGGCCTGCGCGAGCGGGAGCGCATCCACGACCTGTTCGGTCGCCACGTCGGCCGTGACGTGGCGCGGGCGGCAGCCGCGGCGGGCGAGGTGCGCCTCGGCGGGGAGGTCCGTTGCGTCGGCGTCCTGTTCGTGGACCTGGTGGGGTCCACGGCGCTCGCCGCCGAGCGGCCGGCCGAGGAGGTCGTCGGCCTGCTCAACCGGTTCTTCGCGGTCGTCGTCGAGGTGGTCGAGGAGCACGACGGCTGGATCAACAAGTTCGAGGGTGACGCCGCGCTCGCCGTCTTCGGGGCGCCGGCGGACGGGACCGACCCGGCGGGCTGCGCGCTCGCCGCCGGGCGGGTGCTGGCGGCCCGCCTCGCCGCGGAGGTGCCCGACGTCACCGCGGGCATCGGGATCTCGGCGGGCGACGCGGTGGCGGGCAACGTCGGCGACGTGCGCCGCTACGAGTACACCGTGATCGGCGACCCGGTCAACGAGGCTGCCCGGCTCACGGAACTGGCCAAGGCGGTGCCCGGCCGGGTGCTGGCCTCGGCGCGGGCCGTGGAGATGGCCGCCGACGAGGAGGCCTCCCGGTGGGAGCTCGGCGATGCCACCGTGCTCAGGGGCCGCACCGCCCCCACGCGCCTCGCCACCCCGCGGGACCACGGCTCGCTGCAGCACGACGACACCGCGACCGCAGGCGCTCGCTGA
- a CDS encoding VOC family protein, with translation MTETTTRPADLHAYLGYRDAPAAVAWLERAFGFTTTMSFPDDEGGIAHAELRRGDAAIVVFSDRDGYERPPRKGDTCGIGLYVTVAEPADVDAVHATAAAAGATTVWTPDGNEWGSYRCRVVDPEGVEWTFGTHRPGES, from the coding sequence ATGACCGAGACGACCACCCGCCCCGCCGACCTGCACGCCTACCTCGGCTACCGCGACGCGCCCGCCGCGGTCGCCTGGCTGGAACGGGCCTTCGGCTTCACCACCACCATGTCGTTCCCGGACGACGAGGGCGGCATCGCCCACGCGGAGCTGCGCCGGGGCGACGCCGCGATCGTGGTGTTCAGCGACCGCGACGGCTACGAGCGGCCGCCGCGCAAGGGCGACACCTGCGGCATCGGCCTCTACGTCACCGTCGCGGAACCGGCCGACGTCGACGCCGTCCACGCGACCGCGGCCGCAGCGGGCGCGACGACCGTGTGGACGCCCGATGGGAACGAGTGGGGCAGCTACCGCTGCCGGGTGGTCGACCCCGAGGGGGTGGAGTGGACCTTCGGCACCCACCGCCCCGGGGAGTCCTGA
- a CDS encoding TetR family transcriptional regulator, with product MKSVRDRRASRWDAHRRTRRTELTDAAIAAIRAHGAGAGMDDVAAAASTSKTAVYRHFADRTQLYVAVCERVAEVLLGQVRAAMDGAPGARAKTAAAIAAYLRLIEHDPEVYRFVVHRPLADADLVADLVSLIGDHVADVIAEQLAAAGADPAPAVPWGHGVVGMVRSAADNWIARPAGMTRDQLADHLTALAWAGLSGVAAGTEEETS from the coding sequence GTGAAGTCGGTACGGGATCGGCGCGCCAGCCGGTGGGACGCCCACCGGCGCACCAGGCGTACCGAGCTCACCGACGCCGCCATCGCCGCCATCCGCGCCCACGGCGCGGGCGCGGGCATGGATGACGTGGCCGCGGCGGCAAGCACGAGCAAGACCGCGGTCTACCGGCACTTCGCCGATCGCACCCAGCTCTACGTCGCGGTCTGCGAACGGGTGGCGGAGGTGCTGCTCGGGCAGGTCCGCGCGGCGATGGACGGTGCCCCCGGCGCGCGTGCGAAGACCGCTGCCGCCATCGCGGCGTACCTGCGGCTCATCGAGCACGACCCGGAGGTGTACCGGTTCGTGGTGCACCGGCCGCTGGCCGACGCCGACCTGGTCGCCGACCTCGTCTCCCTGATCGGCGACCACGTCGCGGACGTGATCGCAGAGCAGCTGGCCGCCGCGGGCGCCGATCCCGCGCCGGCGGTGCCGTGGGGACACGGAGTGGTCGGCATGGTCCGGTCGGCGGCCGACAACTGGATCGCCCGTCCGGCGGGTATGACAAGGGACCAGTTGGCGGATCACCTGACCGCTCTCGCCTGGGCGGGGCTGTCCGGGGTGGCCGCCGGCACCGAGGAGGAGACGTCATGA
- a CDS encoding NAD(P)H-binding protein, with protein sequence MYVITGVTGKLGRVAVEDLLTRVPAAEVVAVARDPRKAADLAERGVDVRRGDYEDPTSLRTAFSGADVLLLVSSPDITPGARARQHGNAIDAAVAAGVGRIVYTSAIGAEDGQGFLADHTATERLLAESGLPHTLLRNTFYMEVLVNPGLRAAADSGELLGADNGVPVNLATIADLGVAASVTVDGEGHEGAVYELRGPVWTLADLARTVSEVSGKDVAYRPVPVEELGQAGFVHQLIASGLFSEPSADLEKLLGRPAVGLRAAVEAALGS encoded by the coding sequence ATGTACGTCATCACCGGGGTGACCGGGAAGCTCGGCCGCGTGGCCGTCGAGGACCTGCTGACGCGGGTGCCGGCCGCCGAGGTCGTCGCGGTGGCCCGCGACCCGCGCAAGGCCGCCGACCTCGCCGAGCGCGGGGTGGACGTCCGCCGCGGCGACTACGAGGACCCCACCTCCCTGCGCACGGCGTTCAGCGGCGCCGACGTCCTGCTCCTCGTCTCCTCGCCGGACATCACCCCCGGCGCACGCGCCCGCCAGCACGGCAACGCGATCGACGCCGCCGTCGCCGCCGGGGTCGGGCGGATCGTCTACACCAGCGCGATCGGCGCCGAGGACGGTCAGGGGTTCCTCGCCGACCACACCGCCACCGAGCGGCTGCTCGCCGAGTCGGGCCTCCCGCACACCCTGCTGCGCAACACCTTCTACATGGAGGTGCTGGTCAACCCCGGTCTTCGCGCGGCCGCCGACTCGGGCGAGCTGCTCGGCGCCGACAACGGCGTGCCGGTCAACCTCGCGACCATCGCCGACCTCGGCGTCGCCGCCTCCGTCACGGTGGACGGCGAGGGTCACGAGGGCGCGGTCTACGAGCTGCGCGGCCCGGTCTGGACGCTGGCCGACCTCGCCCGCACCGTCTCCGAGGTCTCCGGGAAGGACGTCGCCTACCGGCCGGTCCCGGTCGAGGAGCTCGGCCAAGCGGGTTTCGTCCACCAGCTGATCGCCTCGGGGCTCTTCTCCGAACCGTCCGCGGACCTGGAGAAGCTGCTCGGCCGCCCAGCAGTGGGACTGCGCGCGGCCGTCGAGGCCGCGCTGGGTTCCTGA
- a CDS encoding winged helix-turn-helix transcriptional regulator has protein sequence MQVIEAMSMGRGDVFDSRCPARGVLDHVTSKWAVLVLVGLRAGPLRYSALRRAIGGVSEKMLAQTLRTLETDGFVHREVAPTTPPQVTYGLTGLGQEVTVHLAGLLEWIDTHIPDVQQARADRAAGDVSAH, from the coding sequence ATGCAGGTCATCGAGGCCATGAGCATGGGCCGGGGTGACGTGTTCGACAGCCGGTGCCCGGCGCGCGGCGTGCTCGACCACGTCACGAGCAAGTGGGCGGTGCTCGTGCTGGTCGGCCTCCGGGCCGGCCCGCTGCGCTACAGCGCGCTGCGCCGGGCCATCGGAGGGGTGAGCGAGAAGATGCTCGCCCAGACGCTGCGCACGCTCGAGACCGACGGCTTCGTGCACCGCGAGGTCGCGCCCACCACGCCACCGCAGGTGACCTACGGCCTCACCGGCCTCGGGCAGGAGGTCACCGTCCACCTCGCCGGGCTGCTGGAGTGGATCGACACCCACATCCCCGACGTGCAGCAGGCGCGCGCCGACCGGGCCGCAGGGGATGTCTCAGCCCACTGA
- a CDS encoding acyl-CoA dehydrogenase, with protein MTVDPLALQRVLDGRWAQVRDEIRAQMDQLAFNPDPNLSTEEYRALTTENLRLLADTGRPRQGFDPAYGGGGDVGGVVTAFAMLGYGDLSLLVKAGVQWGLFGGAVQVLGTPRHHDRYLKPIMEGELLGCFAMTETGHGSDVQHLRTTATYDPATREFEIHTPDPGARKDYIGNAARDGRMAVVFAQLVTQGQSHGVHALLVPIRDESGAALPGVTIGDCGRKAGLNGVDNGRLTFDHVRVPRDALLNRFGDVAEDGTYSSSIANETRRFFTMLGTLVRGRISVAGGAGTATQKALALAIRYGAVRRQFADPATGEEVVVLDYLVHQRKLLPALATTYALHFAQSDLVSDMHDLQTPGAEGDEWRQRDLETRAAGIKAVATWHATATIQTCREACGGAGYLAENLLPTLKADTDVFTTFEGDNTVLLQLVAKTLLSDYGRRIRRLDLAGKARFAAGLVAGAVAERTGLRAVVRRGDIRDRGYQRWLLVEREQHLLANAAQRMRKALAPGADQFGIFNGAQDHLLVAARAHVDRIVFDSFAAAVDRTTDPAVRGLLADVLRLYALSVIENDRAFFIEHAYLTPGRTKAVTQAVNALCGRLRPHARTLVDGFGIPETWLDCPLLNGEREPGSPMPAPSRDEPSDLASVG; from the coding sequence ATGACGGTCGACCCGCTCGCGCTGCAGCGCGTCCTCGACGGGAGGTGGGCGCAGGTCCGCGACGAGATCCGCGCCCAGATGGACCAGCTCGCGTTCAACCCCGACCCCAACCTCTCCACCGAGGAGTACCGCGCCCTCACCACCGAGAACCTGCGCCTGCTCGCGGACACCGGGCGGCCACGGCAAGGCTTCGACCCGGCGTACGGGGGCGGGGGCGACGTCGGGGGTGTCGTCACCGCGTTCGCGATGCTCGGGTACGGCGACCTGTCACTGCTGGTCAAGGCCGGTGTCCAGTGGGGCCTCTTCGGCGGGGCGGTGCAGGTGCTCGGCACGCCACGCCACCACGACCGCTACCTGAAGCCGATCATGGAGGGCGAGCTGCTCGGCTGCTTCGCGATGACCGAGACCGGCCACGGCTCGGACGTGCAGCACCTGCGCACCACCGCCACGTACGACCCGGCCACGCGGGAGTTCGAGATCCACACCCCGGATCCGGGCGCCCGCAAGGACTACATCGGCAACGCCGCCCGGGACGGCCGGATGGCCGTGGTCTTCGCGCAGCTCGTCACGCAGGGGCAGTCGCACGGCGTGCACGCGCTTCTGGTGCCGATCCGCGACGAGAGCGGAGCGGCGCTGCCAGGGGTCACGATCGGCGACTGCGGCCGGAAAGCGGGCCTGAACGGCGTCGACAACGGCCGGCTGACGTTCGACCACGTGCGCGTGCCGCGCGATGCGCTGCTCAACCGGTTCGGCGACGTCGCCGAGGACGGCACCTACAGCAGCTCCATCGCCAACGAGACCCGCCGGTTCTTCACGATGCTCGGCACGCTCGTCCGCGGGCGGATCAGCGTGGCGGGGGGCGCAGGCACCGCCACGCAGAAGGCGCTCGCGCTGGCCATCCGCTACGGCGCCGTGCGGCGGCAGTTCGCTGATCCCGCCACCGGCGAGGAGGTCGTGGTGCTCGACTACCTCGTGCACCAGCGCAAGCTCCTGCCCGCGCTCGCCACCACCTACGCGCTGCACTTCGCGCAGAGCGACCTCGTCTCCGACATGCACGACCTGCAGACCCCCGGGGCCGAGGGCGACGAGTGGCGCCAGCGCGACCTGGAGACCCGCGCCGCCGGCATCAAGGCCGTGGCCACCTGGCACGCCACCGCCACGATCCAGACCTGCCGGGAGGCGTGCGGCGGCGCCGGCTACCTCGCCGAGAACCTGCTGCCGACGCTCAAGGCCGACACCGACGTGTTCACCACGTTCGAGGGCGACAACACCGTGCTGCTGCAGCTCGTCGCGAAGACGCTGCTGTCGGATTACGGCCGCCGCATCCGCCGGCTGGACCTGGCCGGCAAGGCCCGCTTCGCCGCCGGCCTGGTGGCCGGCGCCGTGGCCGAGCGCACCGGCCTGCGCGCCGTCGTCCGCCGCGGCGACATCCGCGACCGCGGCTACCAGCGGTGGCTGCTCGTCGAACGCGAGCAGCACCTGCTCGCGAACGCGGCGCAGCGGATGCGCAAGGCGCTCGCGCCCGGCGCCGACCAGTTCGGGATCTTCAACGGCGCCCAGGACCACCTGCTCGTCGCCGCCCGCGCCCACGTCGACCGGATCGTGTTCGACTCCTTCGCCGCCGCCGTCGACCGCACCACCGACCCGGCCGTGCGCGGCCTGCTCGCGGACGTGCTCCGGCTCTACGCGCTGTCGGTGATCGAGAACGACCGCGCGTTCTTCATCGAGCACGCATACCTGACGCCTGGGCGGACCAAGGCCGTCACGCAGGCGGTCAACGCCCTCTGCGGGCGCCTGCGCCCGCACGCCCGCACCCTCGTCGACGGCTTCGGCATCCCGGAGACGTGGCTGGACTGCCCGCTGCTGAACGGCGAGCGCGAGCCGGGCAGCCCGATGCCGGCCCCGTCCCGCGACGAGCCGAGCGACCTCGCCTCAGTGGGCTGA
- a CDS encoding acetyl-CoA C-acetyltransferase — protein MPETRRKAAVIGGNRIPFARANGAYARASNLDMLTATLDGLAARFGLAGQRLGEVAGGAVLKHSRDRDLTREAVLGSTLSPYTPAYDVQQACGTGFETVVLVANKIALGQVDSGIAAGVDTASDAPVALNDDLRRVLMALNAAKTVGARLAALRGLRPGQIVPEIPRNAEPRTGLSMGEHAAITALDWQVGREEQDGLTVASHRNLAAAYDRGFFDDLVTPFLGLTRDQNLRPDTSVEKLAKLKPVFGKGEGATMTAGNSTPLTDGASAVLLGSDEWASEHRLPVLAHVVDAETAAVDFVHGHDGLLTAPVYAVPRLLERNGLTLQDFDFYEIHEAFASTVLATLKAWEDPAFAKERLGLDAPLGSIDRSKLNVAGSSLATGHPFAATGGRIVATLAKLLHEKGAPARGLISICAAGGQGVVAILEAAR, from the coding sequence ATGCCGGAGACCCGGAGGAAGGCCGCCGTGATCGGCGGCAACCGCATCCCCTTCGCCCGTGCGAACGGCGCGTACGCCCGCGCGTCCAACCTCGACATGCTCACCGCCACGCTCGACGGACTCGCGGCCCGCTTCGGCCTCGCCGGACAGCGGCTCGGCGAAGTGGCCGGGGGCGCGGTGCTCAAGCACAGCCGCGATCGGGACCTCACGCGCGAGGCCGTGCTCGGCAGCACGCTCTCGCCGTACACGCCCGCCTACGACGTCCAGCAGGCCTGTGGCACCGGTTTTGAGACCGTCGTCCTGGTGGCCAACAAGATCGCGCTCGGGCAGGTGGACAGCGGGATCGCCGCGGGCGTCGACACCGCGAGCGACGCGCCGGTGGCGCTGAACGACGACCTGCGCCGCGTGCTCATGGCCCTCAACGCCGCGAAGACGGTCGGGGCGCGCCTCGCAGCGCTGCGCGGGCTGCGACCGGGCCAGATCGTGCCGGAGATCCCGCGCAACGCCGAGCCGCGCACCGGGCTGTCGATGGGCGAGCACGCCGCGATCACCGCCCTCGACTGGCAGGTCGGGCGGGAGGAGCAGGACGGGCTCACGGTCGCGAGCCACCGCAACCTCGCCGCCGCCTACGACCGCGGCTTCTTCGACGACCTGGTGACGCCGTTCCTGGGCCTCACCCGGGACCAGAACCTGCGCCCGGACACATCGGTGGAGAAGCTCGCCAAGCTGAAGCCCGTCTTCGGCAAGGGCGAGGGCGCCACCATGACGGCGGGCAACTCCACCCCGCTCACCGACGGCGCCTCGGCCGTGCTGCTCGGCTCCGACGAGTGGGCCTCCGAGCACCGGCTGCCGGTGCTCGCGCACGTCGTGGACGCCGAGACCGCTGCCGTCGACTTCGTCCATGGACATGACGGGCTGCTCACCGCGCCCGTGTACGCCGTGCCGCGGCTGCTCGAACGCAACGGCCTCACCTTGCAGGACTTCGACTTCTACGAGATCCACGAGGCGTTCGCGTCCACCGTGCTCGCCACCCTCAAGGCGTGGGAGGACCCCGCGTTCGCGAAGGAGCGCCTCGGCCTCGACGCCCCGCTCGGGTCGATCGACCGGTCGAAACTGAACGTCGCGGGCTCTTCGCTCGCCACCGGCCACCCGTTCGCGGCCACCGGCGGCCGGATCGTCGCCACGCTCGCGAAGCTGCTGCACGAGAAGGGCGCCCCGGCCCGCGGTCTGATCAGCATCTGCGCCGCCGGTGGTCAGGGCGTCGTCGCGATCCTGGAGGCGGCCCGATGA